The Oxyura jamaicensis isolate SHBP4307 breed ruddy duck chromosome Z, BPBGC_Ojam_1.0, whole genome shotgun sequence genome window below encodes:
- the HEXB gene encoding beta-hexosaminidase subunit beta, with translation MGRAMGLAGLLLGLLLVPAVLLSTSLGRGDPPPEPELEVELAEGPPAAGGVAAEDSLWPLPQSLRTSRRQLQLAPDRFQVVHGAGSSAGPGCGLLQDAFRRYYEYMFGHSRWRSPGRRWPSVRRELLQLQVVIAAPEPGCDSYPRLASSEAYHLTITEPVAILKADEVWGALRGLETFSQLVHEDDYGSFLVNESVIYDFPRFAHRGILLDTSRHYLPLKSILTNLDAMAFNKFNVLHWHIVDDQSFPYQSIFFPELSNKGAYSYNHIYTPTDVRLVIEYARLRGIRVIPEFDTPGHTQSWGKGQKDLLTPCYNGEQPSGSFGPVNPILNSTYDFMTKFFKEISSVFPDAYIHLGGDEVSFDCWKSNPDVKEFMKEQGFGIDYAKLESYYIQKILDIVSSYNKGYMVWQEVFDNKAQLKPDTVVEVWMANNYAHELSSVTKAGFTAILAAPWYLDYISYGQDWKKYYSVEPLNFPGSEKQKKLLLGGEACLWGEFVDATNLTPRLWPRASAVGERLWSSSNVTDLQDAYKRLSNHRCRMLRRGIAAEPLFVGYCAHEARGW, from the exons ATGGGCAGAGCCATGGGGCtcgcagggctgctgctggggttgCTCCTCGTGCCCGCCGTGCTGCTGAGCACCAGCCTCGGCCGCGGCGACCCGCCGCCAGAGCCCGAGCTGGAGGTGGAGCTGGCCGAGGGGCCGCCGGCTGCGGGCGGCGTCGCCGCCGAGGACTCGCTGTGGCCGCTGCCGCAGTCGCTCCGCACGTCCCGCCGGCAGCTGCAGCTCGCCCCCGACCGCTTCCAGGTGGTGCACGGGGCCGGCTcctcggcggggccgggctgcggccTCCTGCAGGATGCCTTCCGCAG GTACTACGAGTACATGTTCGGGCACTCCCGCTGGCGGAGCCCCGGCCGGCGGTGGCCGTCCGTCCGTCGGGAGCTGTTGCAGCTGCAGGTGGTGATCGCGGCCCCGGAGCCCGGCTGTGACAGCTACCCGCGGCTGGCGTCCAGCGAGGCCT aTCATTTGACTATAACTGAGCCTGTGGCTATACTGAAAGCAGATGAAGTATGGGGTGCTTTAAGAG GTTTGGAAACCTTCAGTCAGCTGGTTCATGAAGATGATTATGGAAGT TTTCTTGTCAATGAATCTGTTATCTACGACTTCCCAAGATTTGCTCATAGAGGAATCTTACTTGACACATCAAGGCACTATTTGCCATTGAAATCCATTCTCACAAACCTG GATGCCATGGCTTTTAACAAGTTCAACGTCCTCCACTGGCATATAGTAGATGATCAGTCATTTCCTTaccagagtattttttttcctgagctaaGTAACAAG GGAGCTTACTCCTATAACCACATCTATACTCCTACTGACGTCCGTCTGGTGATTGAGTACGCCCGGTTAAGAGGCATTAGAGTTATCCCAGAATTTGATACCCCAGGACACACGCAGTCTTGGGGAAAAG gTCAAAAAGATCTTCTCACCCCTTGTTACAATGGAGAACAGCCAAGTGGGTCCTTTGGACCTGTAAATCCCATTTTGAATTCAACTTATGACTTCATGACTAAATTCTTCAAAGAAATCAGCAGTGTATTTCCTGATGCCTACATTCATCTAGGAGGAGATGAAGTGAGCTTCGATTGTTG GAAATCTAACCCTGATGTGAAAGAGTTCATGAAGGAGCAAGGTTTTGGCATTGACTATGCCAAACTGGAATCGTACTACATTCAGAA GATTTTGGATATTGTTTCCTCTTATAACAAAGGATACATGGTCTGGCAAGAAGTGTTTGATAACAAAGCACAG ctGAAGCCAGATACTGTAGTTGAAGTGTGGATGGCAAATAACTATGCTCATGAACTTAGCAGTGTCACTAAGGCAGGGTTCACTGCTATCCTGGCAGCTCCCTGGTATTTGGATTACATTAGTTATGGGCAAGACTGGAAGAAATACTACAGCGTTGAACCACTCAACTTCCCTG gatctgaaaaacagaaaaagctcttATTAGGTGGAGAAGCTTGCTTGTGGGGAGAATTTGTGGATGCAACTAACCTCACACCAAGACTGTG GCCTCGGGCAAGTGCTGTAGGGGAAAGactctggagcagcagcaacGTGACTGACTTGCAGGATGCCTATAAAAGACTGTCTAATCATCGATGCCGCATGCTCAG